CTTACGCTTGTGGCGCGCGGCATATTGAGGGCTGGGATCTGGTTGATGGCCATGCGCGCGCCAATGAtgaagcaattaatttgcaattaaatcgatgatgcaattgcaaataagCGCATGCGAAACAGAAGCTACTCCAAGCTGTGAGCCAAAAGCAGAAATCCCCACCACTAAAGCTGAATGGAATGTTGTAGGTTTCCATGACAATTGAATGCGCTACACGTAGACAAAGTACTATCAAAGTTGCACCAAAGTTGGCATAAACATAGTGATACTATAGTGGTACTATTAGTACAGGACTAATccaataattgttattattagaTTCTAAACacatcaaatttatttaaataatttgttttgagcAGCAAGGATTAAGCTATTAAAAGATTATTTTCAacacaatattttataaataatttatttcatactcatattttgacaaattaaaataagacTTATATAAGGAACTAAATATTGAAATGCATCTTTGTGCTTATAAGTAGTGTATTATCTGCAAAAGTAAATCAGTGCAATGCGTTTGTAAGGGGCAATGCTGGAGGGGGTGGGGGAGTTACAAATGTTGGCACGCATCGTGGTGAAAACAAAGTTACGGTCAGTGCGCTGATGTTTGGTGAAAACATTTCGCCTGCTTGTTGACGCTGCTGCGCAATTTTTTACGCTGGCAACCCAAAAAatcatcaaaaaaaaaatactgtaTATTGATCAGTTTTGCAAGTCAGTATGGTATATGCAaatgatatatatgtatgtagctgAGCCGATTTGGCTGGCCTGGCTTGGGGCTCGGACATCAACTTTGGCggttattcaattaaaaattactttatttgtaattaaatcgTTTGGCCGGGctcagcagctggcagctgacCCTATTGGCTGCTACTGCtagtgcattttatttaattttattttgctgctagtcttttattatttgcggtgtttttgtgtttttactTTGTGCTGCGCCGTTATTAGAAAATCGCTTgggttgcattttaaaatgcaatttgttttgcacatgatgttattttgtatttatttatttcactttttttatagactctctctctctctctctctctctctctctctctcatctctctctctactctCTCTCATCCATCTCTCAGATCCTCAtctccatctctctctctctctctctctcttatgcGCTGCCTCTTGTGGCTGGCACACAAATCacggcaatttatttatgacactATTTACAGTAACGAGCCAGATAGAGAGCAAGTGCAGCTGAGAGCAAGAGATAGAAAGGGAGTGGGAGGGGAAGAGGCCGCCTGGCTTGACTACACGTGCACTCtacttaaataacaatttcaatatattgaaatttacttTGTCACATAAAGGCTAAACAGCTTGCACTCAGCGTCAGTCACGAAGTTGccgaagagagagagagaaagagagagagagagagagacagagagataGAGAAGGACCCACAATCTAAGCTCAACAATGTGAcatgcttgccacacagcgcCAAGCCCCAAGCCCCAAGCCCTTGTCAAGCAATTGGAAAGTGTTGGAAAAGTGCTGCCATTGCaggttttcattttatgctatttacattttcatattttacgCTGTGTGCCGCACcgcaaacaattttcttgcTGTGCATATTGTTTTATTCTAATACACTACacacaacaaatcaaaaaaaaaaaagagaattaaAGCGAATAAGCGCATGATGAATTTTGTAGCATACATTTCTGCGCTGGCGTACAATGAGCgctattcaaaatttatgtcccttctaaattgttttcaatgtGCCTGTCAATATTTTTGTCAAGTGTATTTTAGTGCACTGCTTGTTTTTACCGTTCGCCGTTTAAAAAAGGTTTCCTTttgtcttgttttgttttttattttcaatttttgttatgtGCTCTGCTCTCGTCGtgggttggttggttggctggctgctgcctctgcctctgcctttGGCTCTGTCAACTTCTGTTTTTTGTGCCCATTTGCAGTTTTTAACGTAGCATActccaatggcaatggcatgGCACGTTGTCTGAGCATGGGCCTCGGTGCTGGGGTCGGCATCCTTTCAAAATGGCATCAGGTGTTGCACGTTGTGCTGCAGCTTATCTCAAATGATTTATAAACTACCAACAGTGGCGAGGCCAAAGCCATTGtcattgcataaaatatgctaacagagccaaacaaaaaaagaaacaaaaaaaataaataaatatacatattagtacaaaataataaaaaaaaacagtttcaGTTTATAACATATGTAGGCAAACTCAGCTAAGTTTTAATTCTTgtacaatttttaatcaaagcaaactgtttatttgctttgacaGCTCATGTAACTAACATAGCTTTAGCTATATATTATAGCTGATAGTATTACTAAACATTTACTAGACTCAACACAAGTTacaaagcaaaaccaaaaaaaaacattttagtcGCCAAGCTTAaagtgtaatatttttatattagtatgaacatttttgtattaaatatttgtgttttagACGATGAAAATAAGgtaatgtaattaataaacaatgcaaacttttataaacttattttttataggtCCCCAAGCCCAAGCGTTACATAAATTTAGTGGAATAAAAACGGACAAAATCTtctgtattaaaaattaattcagggcaatagaaataataataaattaaattctggTTCCAATTTTGgtcaaacaatttgcttaatttgtgcATTGCATAGTCTTAAGCCTCTGTGtgtcttaattaatttgcatttgtgcccAACCAGGCATTGATTTCATACTCACCTTGGTAACAATCACATGCCACAGCTGCACCAATAAGTAGCTACTTATGTGCATTTATCGTTTCCACACTCCAGACATTATCTTAGGCAAGCGATTTgtgttaaatgcaattttcagcTGGGACTCGTCACAACCATAATCTCTATGCTTAAGCTTGTAAGCATCTATGTATCtacttatataatatatatatatatatatattattcattTGTACACACTACATTAACATTCCAATcatattgctttaataaataaatgttcattATGAATTATGGTGCGGCTAATTGTAGTTTCATTCTAACGTTTACTATATATTATACTGGGCTGCcacaacatttaaaatcaattgaaaatcgGAGAATCCTCTTGTGtagacaaaaattataaattctagTTGATCACGTCGGGTTGACAGCTTTCTGGTGATTGTTTATTATtggttattgtttattatgtaGAGCACgtaaagctgcaaataaataaaaaataaaataaaataatgtgaaGCTGAtctttatttgtaaattatatattatgcataaatattatatatatatttccatagtttttcttttgcaacacacatatatataattttagtttaatttgctatgttattaaattaaattattaagtaaattataCTCGCCCTTGGACAAAAGCAAAGTCAGTGCCACAGTAAGCAAAAATAGATTTCTTACAAGCTTGTTAGTTCCGCTAACGTCGCCTCTTGTGGGTAGATTTTTGGCTAAGCACATGTCGAACCGTTGAAACAGATGTCTACACggtttgctttgatttctaTAATTATCATGGCAATTTACAAATGCGCTCGACAACGCGTGCGACTCGACAGCTTCAGGATAGAGCGAACATCCATTTTTAGAGCCATTATAGGGTATTTTCATTTCGGAGACAATTTCATACGAATCAAGTAGTATATGAAAGTAGCTATGTACTTCATCCTTATTTGTTTTGAGTAACTTGTTGATCATATTTATAACTTGCTTCATGTTGACTCTGATATCATCAGTTAACCTTAGCTCTCTATAGAGGCATTCAGTGCGGCACTGCAAAATTCAAATCATTATACAACTCCAATTTGGCTTGGATTTTGTATACTATATCATCTTGTTGCGTGCATAGAGTCATCGCTATCTTCTGATCAAGAAACAGATTGTTGCCACAGCAACTCTCCAGCAATGCTATCGGACTATTCAGAATCTTGCATTGACTTAATCTCCGAATTGCGTGCACAAGTCTGATATTCAGCCCACGAGGCGTCGGCATGagcgcaaataaaactaaagtggCATATACTAAGTTAACTAAagatttcatattttaaaaatttataaaattaataatatctTGACTTACAAGTTGAAACGTACTtgataaatgaatgaaatagTAAGAGCAACTGGGCAACTGAAgcagtttgtttaaaaaagtttCTTCCGGTGGAGCTCTTAAGCTTCcacaaattatattgaaaaagcAGTTTCAATACTACaagtttttttaattaagtatttTGCAGTACTgatttttctttgattttttcttttgcttaaattattaaaagcaaattcgTCTgccttatttttattttctcaatAAAATTGATACACTTATCTTATgttaatatgcttaaatatattggAATCTATAAAGATTGCTAATAATGTTGCTTATTACAATTTGCTTGACTAGAGTTCGAAACACAAATCATTGCAGAATTTGCACtaaagccaatgccaatgtcCTGGGCAGCGAGTGACAGAGATGGAGCATGAAAGAGTTTGAGTTTTGCATTAGCTTGAGCGCATATGCAGACAAAAGTAAATCAATCAATCCTGGTATTAACTAATTGCgtaaagcaatatttatgaataattaatGAGCTTCTAATGCTCTCTGTGTGTAATGCATGCTTTGGGTAGGCGgttgtgtgggcgtggccaggcGGTACGCCCGGTTATCATTTAAGCATTATGCGGTAATATTACCGACCCACAAGCCTGCGGTCGTTGCTTATTAGGTGGACCTTTGAGTTTATGGCTGACTGCAATACTTGAAACTATGAATATTACTAAGCTACTTTATGTAAAATTccatgcatttttaattaccccagtgtgtgtgtgcttgtgcatatttaagttgttgttattgttatttgtgaaaatttgcataaatcaaaaaatgttttatatacataccatatgcatatgcatatatatatatatatatatgtgtgtacttATGTACTTTGATGTGAGCTGCTCGGTTAATTTATAGCCGAAATGCATGTAAAATACGCTCAGGGCAAGGCCCTTCGCAGATAAGTCGATGATCAAGAGCTGCGCGACCCGCcgccaacaaataaaatatttacaacaaccacaataatagcatttgcatttcataaaTTGCAACGCAAGTGcgcaaatatttcataaatttaacacaaggcgttaaaaaatatacgtataataaaataagtgaCTTGGCAGCATACGACTTTGCTATACACTTTGCCAAACAAAACATCAGAATTAGAGTCACATAttctttaattgcatttaactcatcattttatcattttatgcttcaaatttaaaactatattTGGCATAAGTGTAATCAATTGTTGCCTAAGCtgcatgaaaatatttttttgcatttaaataaatatatttgccatgcaaacaaacattgcgaatttaaattgaaaaattaattgcccAAAATGCGAAATGAAATTTGCTctaaactttaaagtttagCAGCAATCATTTGGCGATTGGGGCGTAGCGGGGCGCTCTTGTGGGCAAGGCCAGCGCGTCTGAGTTTCAGAGTCTCAACATTGACACGCGcatgcatgcaaataaaatcatGACAGCCAGACAGGAAGTTGGCAATGCTGCCAGCCAAAGTcagccataaaatatatacacacacacacacacgtagactcacacacacacacacacagagttacATGCAGATTACtattattgttttgatttgccTGTTTCCAGACTttgctcaacatttttttttgtgtttttgtcttGAACTTGACAGGCTGCCTGCCGACCTCTAAAAACTGCTGTTGCcaaaaactaaagccaaagcacatTATGGCCAGGCTCTCTATAGAAGCCACTTGGCTGCATTGACTTCTGCCACTTTAGCCGCTGTCATGGCCAAAGGCCACTTCATCTGTTGTTGTACTCTCTGGTCTGCTGTGCAGCTTGCTTGttgtgtttaaaattttgtttgtactCTTTTGGAcgcaagccaaaaataatattttatttcattttattttattttattatgccaTCAGCGCTGGGATTACAATATTCTTTCGTGTAGCTTGTAAAAGTAGCcaaaatttgctttgcttgcttgctcaAGGCTCAAAGGCTTACAACATAATATGTTGTTGCCAgttcttataaaaatattatcttatttaaaagcaaacaattttgtaaTGAGGCTACAGCTTAGCTTAATAATCGCTGCTGTTAGTTTacagcgagagcagcgctagcagctgctgttaacttaacagtGACTAaacagctgaagctgcagcgcaTGTTACTTACACTCTTAGCTAGACAGTGccttgctttaaaaataaataaataaaatacatttcaatGAGCGCACACTTTGCTCTCTCTTAATTCTCCTTCAACGAATTTCAGCTGCACAAAGATTTGCATAGCGATTATTTCAGAGTGCAAgtgttgttgcatttaacaTTAAGTGTAATGTCCAGTAATGTTAATGACATGGGGCTTGAGAGGGCATGTTATggcatatatacatgcattaCCACAAAGAAATGCAGCTCCAATGTAATCTCTCATTATGCCCAAGCGCGTGTGTAGCATATGAGTCTGGCTGGAGAGCCCTGGGGCAGATGATAAGTCATGCGGTGTGGCGCTGACGTAAGAAATACAAGAGAAGAAAACCAATGGGCAGGACAGGCTCTGGAAGTAACTGCAATGGATGATAATAACGCAGCATAAACCACAATTCCAGTGCACagatctctcgctctctctgtctcgctctctctctgagtTCGGCGCTGACTCACAAATTTACCGGGCAACGCATATTTCAGTTGTCATTTTTGCTGTTCAGCCAAAGGACACACTCAACAAAATATGCCaagcctgtgtgtgtgtgtgtgtgcggatGTCCCTGGGCCCCTCCACTTTTGCTCAGTGTATGGGGTTTGTTCAGGGTAGCGGCATTTCCGCTGTCAAcgcagctgcggcggcaactgccacaaacaattttgaCATTGCGTTGCACAGTTGCTGAGGATTGCGTGCTTCGGACAGGATGTGCGAGGATATTGTGAAATCAACGTAATGGCGTAGCATTAACATGCATGCTGcgagaaagcaaaaaaaaataaaaattaacctGGGCGACAGGTAGTTGAATCTCCCCAACTTGTCCACAAAACAAGAAAGTaagagcaataaaaatagcaagtCGAATACAAAATACACTCTACAGAAAAtggcattaatttatatttatttctataatatataaagctctaaattatatttatagaagTACATTTGTTCTGCAATTTAATGCTGCCAAACTTGTTGAAGTTATTTAAATGCCGCACTTTGAACTTAGTGTATGGCGCTTTATCTTTGGCATGCGGCTCTTTTTCattatgaaattataaatattttatttaatacagcAACAAGGACAACAGCACCTGAATGTGCTGGGTATGGGGAAGCCCTACGTAGGATCTGAgagagtctgtgtgtgtgtattaaattcCATTGCCAATTGCAGCCCGACTTTGCTTTGCCGCCAgctatatttcaattttaaatgaaacatAAAATTTCGCTTGCACACGCAATGGTAAAACGAGAAGCAATGCGAAAAACaagaattataaaatacaaaaaaaaaaagcagaaaaatacttttgcgtgcgtgtatatgtgtatttcaattgaaatttacaaaCCGCTCGAATGACCTTAAGCTACTTTAAAAACAAGCTAAAAGGCGACTTGGGTGGCAGTTgggggcagcaacagcgacatgCCGCACAATAAAACCAAAGTAATGCgcaaaaatgtgaaaatttcataaaCCAAAACTCAAACAGCGCTGAAAGTTAAGTAAAAATGTAGGTAACCAACGGCTAGGGGAGGTGGACGCgccgacaaaaaaaaatactacagtggaagaaacaacaaaaatgaaaaggaGCACCACCCAGTAAAAGTTATGACGACCAGTTggtcacatacacacatacacacacacttacaaacggatacataaatatatgtatggtGCTTCAATCGCCTTTTGCCAGTTtgtgtttctttattttttgtatgagAGCTGGggcttatttgatttttgcttgaGTTATTACACAACTGGCAACTGCATAAACACGGCAGCCGCAATGCCTACGgcttataaaattcaattaaaaatatatggcATGCTTGCTCTTTTATACGCCCAAAAGGATTTactaataaaagtaattactGAATTATATAGAAACTTAAAATGAAAGTTCCAAAGTGTATATGCTAGTTGGACATacgtttacaattttaaagtcAGCACCTTGTTGAGCCTTGACAATTA
This window of the Drosophila busckii strain San Diego stock center, stock number 13000-0081.31 unplaced genomic scaffold, ASM1175060v1 hic_scaffold_46, whole genome shotgun sequence genome carries:
- the LOC108604943 gene encoding uncharacterized protein LOC108604943, with the translated sequence MPTPRGLNIRLVHAIRRLSQCKILNSPIALLESCCGNNLFLDQKIAMTLCTQQDDICRTECLYRELRLTDDIRVNMKQVINMINKLLKTNKDEVHSYFHILLDSYEIVSEMKIPYNGSKNGCSLYPEAVESHALSSAFVNCHDNYRNQSKPCRHLFQRFDMCLAKNLPTRGDVSGTNKLVRNLFLLTVALTLLLSKGEYNLLNNLI